The following nucleotide sequence is from Gemmatimonadota bacterium.
CGCTCCGGGTGACAGCGCACGCGCTGAGCACAGGGCGTATCGCAGCGCAGGTCACCCCCATCGACACATACGGCAATCCCGTCTTTTCTAAAGACGAACTCACCCTTGCTACTGCAGCGGAAAGCATCAGCGTATTTCTGGACAATTCCCACACCACGCGTACCCACCTCTCTGCGAAGGCCCCCTGGGACCAAGTCTCTGCCAGGCGTGGAAAGCTGAACGCTCAGAGCAATCCCACGCGAGTCACTACTACACCCTCTGATTTAACTCTGTACTGGGGTGATATCCACGGCATGCTGTTCAACCAGCGCCCTCTGACAGACTATTTTATCTGGGCCAGAGACATCGCCCATCTGAGCTTCTCGGGCGGACAGCTTTTTTCGTATAGCGCCTGCATCGCCGAAGTCTGGGAACAGCTTATAGATGCCTGGCGTTCCTTCACACTGCCCGGAGAATTTATTGCTCTTCCCTCCATTGAATTCGCCACACCACCCGACGGCAGTCACCGTCTCGGATTCTTTCCCGATCTGGACGGTCTTTCTCCCATCTTCTGCGAAGATCGACCCGAAGCCCACGACCCCAAACTCCAGGCGCGCTACCATCCGGAAACCGTCTACTGCAAGGATTACCGAGAACTCTACGACGCCGTCCATGCCCGGGGCGGATTCACTCAAGGGCACTTTCACACCGCCTTTTACGAACGGGAATGCCTCGCAGAAATCTACCAGAAGCAGAATGTCAACGTGGATCTTGAAGAAGCCAAAATCAACCGGGCCATCCAGTTTCAGGGTCTCAAACTCGGTATTGTCAGCGGCAGCGACACCCACGACTCCCGTCCGGCAAACCCTTATCCGGAACCGGGACCTGGCAAACCCGCGGGACTTACCGGCCTGTGGGCGGAACGGCTTGACCGCCCCACCATCTTCGATGCATTCTCAAAGCGCCGGTGCTACGCCACCACTGGCGCCCGGATCTATATCGATTTTCAGATCAATTCCCATCCCATGGGCAGCACTGTCAGGGCACATCGCTACGAATTTACCGCTGAAGTTCTGGGCACAGCAGACATAGACCGCATCGAATTGATGGTCAACGGGGACATATCCCAAACCTTTACACCCAAAAAACAGCACATTATCCTGGGAGATACCGTCCACCTGACCTTTTCACCCTCAGGTGTTCACTACTGCTACCTTCGCATCTACCAGCACGATGGCCACCGGGCGTGGACCAGCCCGATCTGGTTAGACAAAGTATGATATTAAACCGAATGGAAAACCACATAACCACCCGCATTGAAGCGCCCAAAGGGTGCAATCACAACAAGGAGATATTATGTCCTACCGCAACGTCCTCTTACTCATTGCCGACGATTGGAGCCCCATTGCCGGATGTTATGGCAATGACGTCATCAAAATGCCCAGCGTAGATGCACTTGCTGCGCGAGGCACCTTATTTAAACACGCCTTTTGCACCACCCCATCGTGCGCAGCCAGCCGCGCCAACCTCCTCACCGGACACTACAGCCACACGCACGGACAATACGGCCACTCGCACAGCATTCACAACTTCCACACGCAACTCGACATGCCGTCAATTCCCAAAACACTACAATCTGCCGGATTCACCACTGGCGTTGTCGGCAAACTCCACGTACAACCCGAATCTGTCTATCCCTGGAACTACGAAGCTGGCGGAGGGCGCAATGTGCGCGGTATTGCAGACAACATCTCGAAATTCTTTGAAACCATTGACAACGATCAACCATTCTATCTCCACGTCGGTTATTCCGATCCCCACCGCGATTTCGGCAACAAACAAACCTATCCCGGCGTCCCCGAAGTCACGTATTCACCCGAGGAAATCATCGTCCCTGATTTCTTACCCGACCATCCAGACGTCCGACGAGAATTTGCCGAATACTACCAATCCGTCTCTCGCCTCGACACCGGCATTGGCATGGCCGTCCAGGCACTCCAGGACGCCGGTCGAGCCGACGACACCATGATCATCGTCATGAGCGACCACGGCATGCCCTTTCCCGGCGGCAAAGCCTCTTCTTTTGACACGGGCCATCACTGCCCGCTCATCATCACGCGCCCAAATGCCGAAGCCGTTGTCAGTGACGCCCTCGTCAACTGGAACAACATCGCCCCAACCGTCTTTGAATGGTGCGGCGTTGAACCCCCTGAAGGCCTGCCCGAAAAGTCCCTCGTCCCCATCCTGGACGAATCACATCCCGAGGGATTTGACGAAACATTCTTCTCCCACACCTTCCACGAAGTCACCAACTACTACCCCTACCGGGTTCTGCGCGGACGCAAATACAAATACGTGCGCAATCTCTATCCCGAAATCACCACCCCTTTGCCCAGTGACCTGTGGGCATCGCCCACCTGGCAGGCCATTCGCAGAGAAAATCTGGAAATGGGCAAACGCCGCACGGAAAAATTCCTGCATCAGGATGCCGAAGCCCTCTTCGACATTGAAAACGATCCCATGGAATCCACCAACATCATCGACGACCCCGAGGTTCAGGACATCGCCGAATCCATGCGACAAAAAGTTCGCACCTTCCGCAAAGAAACCCGAGACCCCTGGTGCCTGGCGTCCTATCACGCGGGCGAACCGGGTATGGAACCTGGCGTAATGTGATCGCTCCTTCTATACAAACAAACCCCCGCCTGATCATCCCGGGCGGGGATTTTGTTTTTTAATTAGAGATTGTGCAACAACTAAAAATTGTACATCAGACTCACATCAATAAAACTATCGCGGCGCGTATCGTAGTGGATATCTGCTTTGTCAATAGAGAGAAGATGAATCGCCTCTATATTCAGAGACAACTGATCAGAGATGCGCCGGTCCAATTCGACAGATAGTGCGCGTGTAGAACGACCCGCATCCCCCAAAAAACTCGTGACAATTTCAGTACTCTGAACATCGTTGAACGCGAGGCGCGTAGCAAAAAAGAAGTCGTTTTCGAGCGTATTGGGCGAGCGACTCGGCGTCGCATTTCGCCCCCGCCCATCGTAATTCCATTCGCCGAGCAAACTGACATCAAAGGCCGAACCAAATACGGAATAAAACGTGTATTCTCCCCCAAAAACGGAAGCCACATAATCCTCTTCCATACCCAGCAAATTTCGAGCACCCGCGCGCTGAATAGCCTCGAACTTAAACAACCATGAGCCGACAGTCAGTTGTGCATCCAGCCCAAACTGACGGATCTGATCGTAGTGCTGCACCAATACCGGTGCTCCATTACTACTCACGCCCGGCATCAGAAAAGGCTCTCGGCTCGTACCATTGAACACACTCAAACCAACATCGAAAGCGCCAAAACTCTGACTATACCGTCCTGCGAAATCCACATGCCACGCCTCCCCCTCGCTCTCATACTCGACGCGTTCATCTTCCACCACGAGCGAGAGGCGCAAGCGGCCAGATTCGCCCGGAAACGTGCGCACCCGGTGATACGGCAAAACAAAAAATTCCACTACTCCCCAATCGCTGGACCAGGTAATATTGACCATCGGCTGCCCCAACTTCGCCTCTCCGTTTGGGTGTTCCACCAGATCGATCTGATTGACAATATCCACCAGATGTTGCGATTCAGTAACGCCCCAGAAGACCTGATCAATACCCACGCGCAACTCCCATTCGCCATCGCCGATCTCTCCGAATACCAGAAAATAGGCTTCTCGCAGATCGGCATGGGTGCGGCGTGGATCCGCGTTGTCGTAGCGAAAAAATGGCGATAGCGTGAAACTCCTACCCTCAGCGTCTGCGAGATAGAGGTTGGGTACTACAACAAAACCGATGGCATGTGCCCCCTGACCGGAAAAAGCACCGGATTTGGGAAACCATCGGCTTTCGACATTCACGCGCCCGGAAAAATCGCGGTCAATCCCAATTTCGGCATGTGCGCCAGCAGCAAAGACCAGAGCCAAAGTCCAGACGGCACCGAGATAAAAAGAGATACGGCGTAGCATCAACGCACCCGTCTTAGCCCGGTTTGCGTGAAATCGCGATCATCCAGATCTGTTTGAAACTCAAAATCCGTCCACGTCAGGACAGTACTTTTTCCAGTTAAATGATTGACCATCGTCATCTCACCAGCACGCCAGTAACGTTCCAGATACTGCGCGTAATTTCCCAGAGTAAGTGTCTTCAGATGGGCATTCTTGCGATCGTAATACTCCACTTTCCAGACGCGAAGCTCGTCCTTATCCCTCCAGACCACCTGGCGGCTATAGCCCGATTTCTTATCCGCGGGAAAGCGTTCTGTAACCGTGCATGTCAAATCGCCATATGCCTCGTCGCGCAGATAGCGATAGGTAAATTTCTCCACAGCCTGAGGAGTCAGGTCCTCATAAGCAAATTCACTCCCCATAAACGAACCGGACTGGTTAGACGAACTAATGCGCTTGACGCGCTTCAGAGCAGGCAAATAAAGCCATTGGTCGTCCGCGCTTTCCCGATGAGCGTGAATAAGCAACGCCGTTCCCTTGACATCGCGCGGTTCATCGAACACAAACAGGCTCTTGTCGCCATCTTCGGAGACTTCGAGAACCTTTACCCGGAGTTGGCACCGGCTCTCTTGCCCGTGTTTGTTGCGCAACACCATGGTTTGCTGAGCCGTAAAATTACCAAAACCCTTCTCGCGAGCGTGAGAATCCTGAGCGATTTTCAACCCGGTTTCCTCTGCAGTTTCAGAACGAGCGGGTATTGGCACACCGAGATAAATCAAAAGAATTGGACAAAGCGCGAAAAACAGATGTATTGGTCGTATTGGTATCATGAATTTCTCCGATCAATAGCAATCAGTAGCGTGGGAAGGAGCAAGAAGTCGGCAACAAGCGCGAAGACAATCGTAATCGTGACCAAAAGGCCGAGTGCCCAACTCACCTCAAATCCCGATGTGGCGAACACAAGAAATCCCACGGACAACACTGCGGTCGTCGTCCATAACGCATGGCCCACCGTGTTAAAAGTATAGCGCACGGCCTCGGGAGCGGGAAGACCCTCGCGTCGGGCCTTCAGATATTTGCTCAAAAAATGAATCGTGTCATCCACGACAATTCCAAAAACAACGGCAATCACCACCGAAGAGGCAATCCCCACATGGCCGACGAGATAGCCCCACAGGCCGAAACTCATAATCGCGGGGATAAAATTGGGCAACAAGCTGAGGAGACCGACCCGAACACTTTTGAAAATCCAGATTAAAATAAACGAAATAAGTGCCATCGCAGTGATCGTACCGCGCAACATACTATTGATATTTCGCAGGGACAGATGGGCAAAAACAATGCTCAGGCCCGATGCTTCGTATGCAAAAGCGGGTGCATTGGCCTGGAGCCAGACCTGTGCGCGCTTATCGAGCTCACGCAGATCTCGAGACCACGCATTCCCGGTCACGACACTCAGGCGCGTAGCGGATTTTGCGACATCTATCCGGTCATTGAGATCGCTACCAAACGGAAGTGAAAACTCGTAAAGCAACAGATACTGCGCCGCGAGTTCCGGGTCTTCGGGCAAGCGATAAAAGGCGGGATCATCGCCGTGCATGTTTTTATTCAGACGTTTCATAATGTCCGAAAAAGCCTGGACATGGGTCACTTCGGGTTGCGCCCGGTACCACTCGGCAAAAGCATCAACCTGACGCAGATACTCCGGATCGGTAATACCACCTTCGCGTCCTGCACTCAGCGAATATTCCAGCTTATCCAGACCAGTCAGATTGTCAATA
It contains:
- a CDS encoding outer membrane lipoprotein-sorting protein, whose product is MIPIRPIHLFFALCPILLIYLGVPIPARSETAEETGLKIAQDSHAREKGFGNFTAQQTMVLRNKHGQESRCQLRVKVLEVSEDGDKSLFVFDEPRDVKGTALLIHAHRESADDQWLYLPALKRVKRISSSNQSGSFMGSEFAYEDLTPQAVEKFTYRYLRDEAYGDLTCTVTERFPADKKSGYSRQVVWRDKDELRVWKVEYYDRKNAHLKTLTLGNYAQYLERYWRAGEMTMVNHLTGKSTVLTWTDFEFQTDLDDRDFTQTGLRRVR
- a CDS encoding sulfatase, with amino-acid sequence MSYRNVLLLIADDWSPIAGCYGNDVIKMPSVDALAARGTLFKHAFCTTPSCAASRANLLTGHYSHTHGQYGHSHSIHNFHTQLDMPSIPKTLQSAGFTTGVVGKLHVQPESVYPWNYEAGGGRNVRGIADNISKFFETIDNDQPFYLHVGYSDPHRDFGNKQTYPGVPEVTYSPEEIIVPDFLPDHPDVRREFAEYYQSVSRLDTGIGMAVQALQDAGRADDTMIIVMSDHGMPFPGGKASSFDTGHHCPLIITRPNAEAVVSDALVNWNNIAPTVFEWCGVEPPEGLPEKSLVPILDESHPEGFDETFFSHTFHEVTNYYPYRVLRGRKYKYVRNLYPEITTPLPSDLWASPTWQAIRRENLEMGKRRTEKFLHQDAEALFDIENDPMESTNIIDDPEVQDIAESMRQKVRTFRKETRDPWCLASYHAGEPGMEPGVM
- a CDS encoding DUF3604 domain-containing protein, with translation MRDIHMPDSRFWATAAGRLQVCCPVDLRLHYRAPDGGFRAGGNLWIFYDIRQYLNRDQAFQPHDGIEITGPPDTDWEGVPLVGGGVVRTFDTHPLTPEFLHAVHIRCKKGRVAPAERVTIALRTHPDGFLLPQNAIDAFHFWLVEDLDGVLSFHHPGGKYHFFLPRDTDLSILKSNPLTITPGSVETLRVTAHALSTGRIAAQVTPIDTYGNPVFSKDELTLATAAESISVFLDNSHTTRTHLSAKAPWDQVSARRGKLNAQSNPTRVTTTPSDLTLYWGDIHGMLFNQRPLTDYFIWARDIAHLSFSGGQLFSYSACIAEVWEQLIDAWRSFTLPGEFIALPSIEFATPPDGSHRLGFFPDLDGLSPIFCEDRPEAHDPKLQARYHPETVYCKDYRELYDAVHARGGFTQGHFHTAFYERECLAEIYQKQNVNVDLEEAKINRAIQFQGLKLGIVSGSDTHDSRPANPYPEPGPGKPAGLTGLWAERLDRPTIFDAFSKRRCYATTGARIYIDFQINSHPMGSTVRAHRYEFTAEVLGTADIDRIELMVNGDISQTFTPKKQHIILGDTVHLTFSPSGVHYCYLRIYQHDGHRAWTSPIWLDKV